The Culex pipiens pallens isolate TS chromosome 2, TS_CPP_V2, whole genome shotgun sequence DNA window ttaagagcgagtccacgagcaaagcatacccatctcgcatcgacctcaccaatctgcctgaaattttcaggggttgtttgtacatataaaactagcatctggccaaaatatgagcactctaggtcaacgggaagtggggcaaatcgggacacaatgtttaaaggtttaaaaacgtcaaaaatcttaaaaaggctataactttggcaaaattcaatttattttcaaaattcaaaatgcatctgaaagggcttaaaaaatgcaacaaaatgcagggtagagcatcccgattggtcaaatctaaagggagttattggcattttagtgaaaaaatagcataattttcaaactcaaataaaaaagtgttccatccagatatcaactcggttcgacctgcagcttgtaggggacatctgggactaccatctgaggctgagaacgctttgggtaaggcagtttaacatattaaatagacactttcacttttagtgatttttttggttgtaaatttttgctcgggggaccccttagattcctttttctggtgataattttatcatattcgtgttcctgagacaatttcacaatagaaacatgcataaaaaagtttattttgatccattttaaccctttaaaaaataaaagttaaaaaaaattaagaagctgcttttttctggtgtcatctagtatccttggaaacgagcttgattttcaataaatgtgaatcgaagattttttttaacttttattttttaaagggttaaaatggatcaaaataaacttttttatgcatgtttctattgtgaaattgtctcaggaacacgaatatgataaaattatcacaaaaaaaatgatctaaggggtcccccgagcaaaaatttacaaccaaaaaaatcactaaaagtaaaagtgtctatttaatatgttaaactgccttacccaaagcgttctcagtctcagatggtagtcccagatgtcccctacaagctgcaggtcgaaccgagttgatatctggatggaacacttttttatttgagtttgaaaattatgctattttttcactaaaatgccaataactccctttagatttgaccaatcgtgatgctctaccctgcattttgttgcattttttaagccctttcagatgcattttgaattttgaaaataaattgaattttgccaaagttatagcctttttaagatttttgacgtttttaaacctttaaacattgtgtcccgatttgccccacttcccgttgacctagagtgctcatattttggccagatgctagttttatatgtacaaacaacctctgaaaatttcaggcagattggtgaggtccaaacgacgtcccatacaaaggggtatgccctgttcgtggactcgctcttaaatttccattctattatttttggcagggaaaagtaggccgtttcgtttctccaaaaagacaggaaaagttgacagtttcacagcgggattgcaaaatagtagtttatgcaacaagttgcaaaaagaggatttcttcagcacgagtcgtatatttatccaacgaggttcaccaagttggataaatacgacaagtgctgaaaaaatcaaggttttcaACGAGTTTGAACCattgcaaaacatgttttttcagcactcgtcatatttatcgaactcggtgaacctcgttggataaatgtacgactcgtgctgaaaaaatcttctttttgcaacttgttgcctGAACTACtcaataaaaatgtgtaaatttttgctAAATGTTTTCAATAGTTTGCCCAGCAATAATTCTTTCAtgcctttatttttttaaatataatcctGGAAATAACCAACGTTCCGAACCATCTCCAACAAAACACATCACGTCCGTCGAAGTTTTCCGTTCGCTTCCACACGTAAACCCGGCGAAATGGTTCCCAGGAAGAGTAAGGAAGTAAAAAAGAAAATACAACGGGTTACGGTTTGGCCACAATGTCCTCCACCATCCACGGAGCGTTCCAGATCCGAGTGAGTGAGTGCAGGCGGACAGAACGGGACGCCACATTGCGTCATACTTTTCCGTATACTTTTTACTCGATGTATTAACGCGCAAAAGGAAGTGGTAGTTGTACGGTGGAGATCCGCACTCTGCAGACGGTACTTGTTATTGGAAAAGTTTTCTTATGGTAATATCGAGCTGGATGTTTGTTTGTAAAGCAGATAAAAAGCTTGAGgccttttttctgtttgttgtgCTTTATTCCTTGTGGAAAGTTTTAACATTCAACGAGATCCGGTAGGAGTCATCAAAGAGTTTGTACTACGTTATCATAAgctgtttatttgttttgttcgaACATGCAAATTTAAGTGAAACTTGGAAATGTTTAGTCCACATCCATAATGCTACTTTCACCGTTCAGTTCGTCTTCGTAGCCCTCGGGCAGCGGATTGGTTTCACCGTTGTGGAACAGGCTCTTCTTGCCCTCGCCCCACGGGAACCGCTTGGTTCGGATTCGCAGATGCTCGTACGGGACAAATTCCGGCCGCTCGTGCTCCTCGGCCGTTACCGAGGATATCGCGTTGGCCATGGCCAGGGCGACCGCCGGAAGAGCCACAAACAGGGACAGCTGCTTCCAGGTTTTGTGCGAGGAGCCTGaaagtttgttgaaaattatgtgACATAACCTCAATTTTGGGGCTCAAGCGGGAAAAAGTACCTGGAGGACCGGAAGAGGCTGGTCCGGACGAGGCCGCTGCCTTTTGAGGTGCCGATTGGGAAATGGTTCGGCGGAAGAACTGGCTGAACAGGGACATTTCTTGAGAACTTTTATTTTCAGGAACGGAAAATTTAGGGTTTTTGAAGGTCCGAAAAAAGCGATGTCTTGCGATGAGGGTTAGAGAAGAAATAAATGGGAGTCGAACAAAAGTGGCTTGGCTTACTATGATTGATCATCGCCTTTTTTGATAACCGAAGTTTGTTGGATTCAAGCTGGATTATTTCATACCGATGCGACTAGGGATTTGATCTTTCTTCGATTATCATTAAACTGTATTTTAAACCCTCTACCCTCTACTCTCTTGTCGTATTTGTTCAAAAACAGACGAGACAAAACTATTTGAACCATTGAAAATAGGCTCATACTTGGGATACTCAACAAATCCCGTATGAATGACGAAAGccgatttttaaaaagtgtttttaaaaacatcataaaaaataaagttttaaaaattacactTAGGGTATATCTTtgctcccaaaatttgggattttctgAGCCAGTAAAATTGTAATTAATGATGAagacttacaaaaaaaatcacccaatTATTCAATTAACAGACAGTACACCTTCCAAGATGTTTTAAGAGAAACGTTGCTTCTAAGCAACagacacaaattttatttttgagataaaGGATTGCGAAGAATTGAAGGTGAGTAaaattaaattgtcaaaaaaaaaatccaacttactatagaaaaaaaactactgcagatatctcagcaatttttgtccggttttcaatgttaataaattaaatatctctgatttttttgctcaaacgttttttcccaaaatttcttaatagaGCCTGTCAAGCTTTGACCATACACAAACATGGATATTCATggaaacttttctaaaaaaacacaaaaaatacaattttctcgTAAAATTTACCCTCAAATGGTAACAACTTAAAAACCTGTAATTAACACCAACAAGAAATacaaaatacttttcgattggcaATTAGGGTTTCTTTATGAAAGAATGTTATAAATGTTTTgggcaaggttgttaacgataaaattatcgaggttcgataacgataatgatAGTTCTATCGTTCTCGTCGGGACGATCAAATACGGTACTTTAGaattaatttagaatttaaaaaaaactctcttattatgaaaatataaACCAAATCTCGCTAtgtgtatgggtatcaaacccatattgcaaattatgaaaatttgagtacttaaaaaaaatacgatggtATGGTGAattatggttgaattaatcgatttgaGAATGATTTTAAggatgagttatcgtccattacaATTATTAAAATAACGATAAGGATATAAGGAATCTAACGATAATTTTCGTTATCGTCCTACCAATAACGATAACCAGTATCGTTATCATCAGATGAttatattatcgacgataattttatcgattaacaaccttggtatTGGAGctcaaaaagttttcaaaaaaaaatcatgcctaCGTGatgttttttcttttctttggctcaaaatatgtctttttagATCActttcataataaaaaaatgataattaaaaaaaaaacacggatttgAGAAGTTTCActgtttgtaaaaaaagtttttttttaaattgagatcTTTTTAAAGAATGTACCGTAACTGGGGTGACTtcgataggatttcaatttattttgcaaatatttcccaACTGGAAAAGTttatctcaagattattatttttaaaacatgtactggggtaggccaaacAAAGTTCATGCAAAGTTTTTtctataatgtttagaaaaatagttacgttaaacaATCTCATTTTGAATTCCgggttgactttgatagtcatagtttttctttttaaaatcagattaaaggtgttcaaactttatttttacgttaaatgtaccatcactcaGATTGCTGACatagtttttgagaaaaaaaatcaatattgatatttagtttataagctttttagcaaaattcatataaattttaggtaaaattgttaaaaagtcaaaattttgtctgaaatttgttaaataatcgatttatattgccgtttaaattgaattcaaagcacgaatcacaagtttttatatgaaatttgttcaactgaaattgcctataaactttaatgaattatgtttcaaaaacatatattatttaatatttacaacattattttaccttctcatagtggaaaattgcccaaaaaatccgaaaatgcattccatttttcgattcaatatcatgttcattgagaaaatcatgacactttgagaagtttggaATAATGCCttacatcaacattttcttattaatagttaactaagtttttaaacttttcaatttgttataaaaagttcttcttgaggtactctgagtacttctctaccacggtcagtatgattccaaaccattccgtacgtatttaatttgtactcttcatttttcgTAAGGATTTTCGACTATTtatataccatttttgtatggccaggtgcaaaaaaaaaaattatggagcCTTATGTGGAGAAACAAAGACGCAACATAGCTTTTTTCATAAGAAAGCCCCCAAAAAGCTTTTAAGGcaagtcaaaaaaaattaaaattaaaatttcgtgagatttttttacttgtttttttttctacatttcaatttacaaagtttgttttaatttcataaattcaatGAACTTGAAGTAATGTTGCGTCAAATTACTTCTAAAATtcctattaaaataaaaaaaataagattgatACTTTTCATTATGCTTAATGATCCCACACACGTGTATCGTACATCACCACCGAACTCCACATATAACGAAAACCCCAGAACATAAACCACAAAACCACCCAAAACTTTGGAGAGCGCGGTGCTCGAGAGTGATGGAAGAAGCGGAGCTCCGCAAGGTGCAAATGGGACGTAAGTACGGGTAATAATTTCATCTAATTTATTGCCACAAAGATAAGAAGTAATGTTTGGAAAGTTGCCTTTCTCTCAGCTCCTTGCCAGGCTTGCCGTTTTGGTTGATGCCGTGGCTCTGGATGAGAGGCAAGCAACAACAAGCAAACATTGTACAACACAAAAGAATTTATTAGAGATAACGGTCGCCGGTTTGAAGAGTTGCCGGTGGTTTTGGGAGGAGAGGTGGGGGGTAATATTGTACATTCACACCCCCTTTCCAACCCCTTcccccaaacacacacacacaagtacACAGAAACATCCTCTCTTTCGCACTTTGTCTTGTGGTTGTTCAGCAGAACCCGTCCCCCGAGAACGTGAACGCATGTTCTTGTTCAGGTTTGAAAGTCGAGAGTTTCGGTGAGATTTATGGGTTTACCCGGGGGCACTGATGGCAAACAAACTATAACCCAGCCCCTCAACCACCCACAACTACACCTCCGAAGAAGCGGTGTGTTGGCTCATCCAAGGATATAATAGCCCGGGGCAGCTCAGTGAGGTTGTGGGTTCTGAAGAAGCGGCCTTTCATCTTGTACGGGCCAACGTAACTGTTCAGGTTGATGTTTATTGCTCAGGCTTTGATACGGTTATCAACCATCGCCCCTTGCACGTGTCCTTGCACACGCACATGTTGAACCCATCGTGTAGTAATGTCTTAATTACAACAGCTATCAGGTGGACGAGTTGTTGGATCTTGGAGAGATTGGTAGATTCAGTGAATCTGTTATGTACCTTAAAATTTAAGTCtcccgactttttgaaaattgactaTCAAGGattctaaaagaaaaaaagatatcATCCATTTAAATTTCCGGTTTCCGCAACATCAAAACAGACAAGTCAGCTCCTTAAACGAATCTTTCCCACCGTAAGTCACCAAAGTAACCAACAAGGGGAGAAACATCAAAGCTTCCGTAGCCAACGAGCAGAGGCCTGAAACGTCTCGGATAGTCACTTGTGTAGTCTAGTCTCGATGTTTGGCAAAGGAGACCAGAGTTGTAACTCTCCTTGGGCAGCAGCGAAATGGTAAGCAAACATCTTCACCAGACCGTAAGATCTTCCAAGGGGAGACTTGGgaaggtaccgtaaaacggggtgactttgatagccggggtgactttgataggttagagatttttccgaaaaatgaagaGAACAACtcaaatacgtacggaatggtattgaatcatactgaccgtggtagagaagtgttcaaagtaccttaagaaaaacttttcataaaattttgaaaagtttaaaaagttagttaactataattaagaaaatgttgatgaaaaacattatttaaatcttctcaaagtgtcatgtttttctcaacgaacataattttgaatcggaaaacgaaatgcattttcggatcttttggacaattttccactaggagaaggttgaataagtttgtaaataataaatgttatgtgtttttgaaacataaataaataaaaatctcttgtttcataggcattttcagttgaacaaatttcatataaaatgtgaaaacttttgatttttgcttctaattcagttttaaatgcaatattaatcgataattttataaacatatcaagttttaacgaatttcaggcaaaattctgacttttgaacaattttacctgaaatttatatgtattttgttaaaaagcttataaactcagttaactaaatataaacattgattttttcgtAGAAATCTAAATTAGCAACCTTGGTAAtgttacatttgacgtaaaaataaagtttgaacaccttaaatctgattttaacaagaaaaactatgactatcaaagtcaccccggaattcaaaataagaatttttagcgtaactatttttaaaaacaatattgaaaaaacttttttttcgaaaatggtaTATGGACCATATGTgggctaccccagtacatgttttaaaaataataatctcaaGACaagccttaccagttggaaaatattccaaaaataaattgaaatcctatcaaagtcaccccggtttacggtacactgAACAAACGAGGGTTGAGTTATGGTTGATGCTTTTTTTAGGAgcaatcaaattaaaatcactTCTAAACtcatcataaaaaaatgtgtaaaatttctCACCGTGCACCACCAGTCAGAGCCAACCGTATAGATTAATGAGTGCAAATTACAGTGTAAACAGTGGAGTGTGCAAGATTATAGTTTGCCGATAATGACAGGTAAGGGGCTCGATCATCATCTCGGCTCAATGGCACTTTTAATAGCCTGTGGTTAGGTACGACCGTGTGGGCGGTAACGGGGGAGGGAAACGGTAAAATTGGAACGGAAGGGATTATTTgtcgattaaaaaattaattgcttTTAAATAGTTAAATTGTGTCGTGGATTGCAAGCCTATCTAATAAAGACATTTATTAGGTAtgcctaaggctaccaactgtacggattttttctttACCACCTcgaccctcttcgcggatttttatcaggccggaatttttgtagggaatttcacgcataatacggatttgtacggaattttaacaatgtttgaacattgaattgcttttttgatttggtcaaagcttttgttaattagaaattttaatttaactgtgagtttgatttaaaaagtgttttccgggtttttctcaattcaaacttgattatttattttaatttttttctttcatatgttaataggaccttttaaaaacattctagaattgttgttttagacattccttactaaatatatttatccattaaagatccaaaggctttctaaaacttgtgaaaacctttgaacatttgaattaacaaatctagagttttttttaaaggtcctataaactgttgtgtttcacattttataggaccttttcaataaaaaaaactctggaaaagtgttcgtgaaaacattGAGAACGATatcattcgtaaaagcaaacttggcatttcgtaaacttttacacgttttacaacaaaaaaatgaataccataatgatttgattcaaatcacggtttattttatgaatacttttgaacgtgcaagtcataagcactctgatagcattttgtgaagtttgttagctgtaaaaacgacacagttttatattagtaattctcaaatttatttaatttaatttatctaaataattctttgacagtttttgttatacatggtgtcatatcggcaaagagTACGgattttgctcagcaagagttggtagccttaggtatgatattaaccctctacaacctaaccccgcctttagacgagcTTTGATCccataaatcaatttttcaaccaatttttgatacttaaaaagcattggaaagacgaactcttaaaattttagaaaattccgaggttggaaatttaactttatgtgactttgccaatgtttttaaaaatgtaatttttttaaggggtcaactttggcaatgttttttactaacagtTCCTACATTTTCAGTAAAATGAAGTATgcggtaatttttgtagtgccccagactattcCTCTACgccttttttacaatttaaataatgatggtgccattctatagcagaaactgtgaaaaacaagcaaaaacttgaaaaagtgactgccaaaacataaaaaatagataggcaaaatgtaattatattcgttggtagaataggccaaatactaccaaaaacaaacataaaccaaacaagataaatcaaattaaaatattaaaagtaaaacacgaaaaacataaaacaagagaagtaaagtttttcgtagaacaaaagttgctcaaaatgacctcctaaacacgggaaaataaaaatcttcaacaaaaaaatttgggcagaagAGGGTTAAAAATAATTAGCTCATTACAAACTAATTGGATACCTTAATTGCAGCACTTAATGCAACCAAAAGtaaactgttttcaaaatatatatttgtttaCGTTAATCCATCTAACTGAATCACTTTTTGTATAattcatgttcaaaaaaatccaataatcatgagttaagtgtttttttaaataaatttggcaaaataagttttacagtccagactcgattatccgaaggcctcggaaaaatttgacttcggataatcaaaacttcggataatcgaatcacgatttttttttcgttgtctaatttttgattgttaagCATAAGTATATCCCCTAAACTACActaaaatatttggaatttttaaatccaagatggcggccaaaatggcggtgatgcaatattgaaaaaatgcattttattttttaaaaggcaatcaacaactcaaatttgactaaaatggggtcgtagaactcaaattttatgttaaaaacaagaaaatgaaaaaatacgattttttttgtttgtgattcAACTATCCGGAGTCCCacgcaaaccttcggataatcgaacttcgaataatagaaatttctgataatcgagtctggactgtataattaTTCTTGGCCATTGCGATACAATTGGACTTGTTTTCGGAGTTCTGAGTACGCTTTCAACTCGagcgtaaaattttacataaaagtccctttagcatcaaatgttcaaaatggaaggggtcgtaccgcccctccgtcgcgagatatcgaaaaattaagttcggatatgtgatcaggaacaaataactccttaggacaaagtatcacgcaaatcgaagaggggtccgactgatgtgtgagttggcggagaattgccccattgtttatttttttaggataaTTATAtgcatttaattaaatttttactcaaaaatctAGTTTAAATCTTGTTATAACTAAACGCTTATAGACAgatcaatatgtttttttttaattttttaacatattgaaacaaaaaaatagagcagttctctgagattttgatcattcaatttgttttgtatttttaatccgactttaacttttttgatgccttcggtacgcccaaagaagctattttgcatcattagtttgcccatataattttccatacaaatttggcagctatccatacaaaaatgatgtatgaaaattcaaaaatctgtatctgttgaaggaattttttgatcgatttggtgtcttcggcaaagttgtaggtatgaatatggactacactaaaaaaatgatacacggtaaaaaaatgatgattttttatttaactttttgacactaaagcttgatttgcaaaaaacactatttttattttttttatatgtttaagagtACATCACATGCCaagttatgcattttttaatcaatactgattttttttttcaaaaatcgaaatatttgtcgcaaaagtttttcaactatattttttgatgtaaaatcaaatttgcaatcaaaaagtacttcagtgaaattttgattaagtgcaccggtttcaagttaaatccatattaaggtgacttttttgaaaatagtcgcagtttttttatttttttttaattagtgctcatgtttgcccactatagaaaaaaaatattttgaaaagctgagaaaatactctatattttgcttttttgaactttgttgatacgacacttagttgctgagatattgccatgcaagtgtttaaaaaaagaaaaattgatgtttcctaagtctcaccctaacgtccgatttacaatgttaaaatatgaaacattcgtgaaactttcagatcttttcgaaaacaataatttcaaaattgttaaaccaagactaatattttaaaagggtgttatattgaatatttggccctttagaaatgttagtcttgatttatttttttttgaaaatattgttttcgaaaaga harbors:
- the LOC120428059 gene encoding cytochrome c oxidase subunit 6A, mitochondrial-like; amino-acid sequence: MSLFSQFFRRTISQSAPQKAAASSGPASSGPPGSSHKTWKQLSLFVALPAVALAMANAISSVTAEEHERPEFVPYEHLRIRTKRFPWGEGKKSLFHNGETNPLPEGYEDELNGESSIMDVD